Proteins from one Deinococcus apachensis DSM 19763 genomic window:
- a CDS encoding DUF4384 domain-containing protein, with protein MRTHPKGRLTVTALLGLSVAAMTASAGPAKITAQSIIVNPVETKLGVQVWVNRDPSGRGNPVYRKGETISVGLKTNQDAYVYLFNVNANGEIDLFFPNNYEESNFVQAGVTRVFPARGAKYTLTVGGPNGQDKLLALASTRELNIDDIAEFAGSQGFADVKVQGQENLARALSIVVNPLPADGWVTDVATFRVGNTGNNRGGATGTVTMTPGQPTPAQPSQPAPQQPAPAQPVTQIQPGERQDGDFDQAMVQAYDRLKGEESLGEATSYAAPWGDGLWQKFRGVGAYGDAVLLHANGSSRAYAVHGMLLERYLALARAENGATRPPSRLGWAAGDEKVIPRNSYGTSGLYGFFQNGALYGTEKYGTFWLTGSVLKTYQGLGGSGSFLGFPTRDQYLLNGAWAADFEGGSVRTVNGAVKVYRK; from the coding sequence ATGCGAACCCATCCGAAGGGAAGGTTGACCGTGACGGCCCTGCTGGGGCTGAGTGTGGCCGCGATGACGGCGAGCGCGGGTCCGGCCAAGATCACCGCGCAGAGCATCATCGTGAATCCGGTCGAGACGAAACTGGGCGTGCAGGTCTGGGTGAACCGGGACCCCAGCGGGCGCGGCAACCCGGTTTACCGCAAGGGCGAGACCATCAGCGTGGGCCTGAAGACCAACCAGGACGCCTACGTGTACCTGTTCAACGTGAACGCCAATGGCGAGATCGACCTGTTCTTCCCCAACAATTACGAGGAGAGCAACTTCGTGCAGGCGGGCGTGACGCGGGTGTTTCCAGCGCGCGGGGCAAAGTACACGCTGACGGTGGGCGGCCCGAACGGGCAGGACAAGCTCCTCGCCCTCGCCAGCACGCGGGAGCTGAACATCGACGACATCGCCGAGTTCGCCGGAAGCCAGGGCTTCGCGGACGTGAAGGTGCAGGGGCAGGAGAACCTGGCCCGGGCGCTGAGCATCGTGGTGAACCCACTCCCCGCCGACGGCTGGGTGACGGACGTGGCGACTTTCCGGGTGGGCAACACCGGCAACAACCGGGGGGGCGCGACGGGCACGGTCACCATGACGCCCGGACAGCCCACTCCTGCACAGCCCAGCCAGCCCGCACCGCAGCAACCCGCCCCCGCCCAGCCCGTCACGCAGATTCAGCCGGGCGAGCGGCAGGACGGTGACTTCGATCAGGCGATGGTGCAGGCCTACGACCGCCTGAAGGGCGAGGAGTCGCTGGGCGAGGCGACGAGCTACGCGGCCCCCTGGGGCGACGGCCTGTGGCAGAAGTTCCGGGGGGTGGGCGCCTACGGCGACGCCGTGCTGCTCCACGCGAACGGCAGCAGCCGCGCCTACGCGGTCCACGGGATGCTGCTGGAACGTTACCTCGCGCTGGCGCGCGCGGAGAACGGCGCCACCCGGCCCCCCTCACGCCTGGGCTGGGCAGCGGGTGACGAGAAGGTGATTCCCCGCAACTCCTACGGCACGAGCGGCCTGTACGGCTTCTTCCAGAACGGGGCGCTGTACGGCACCGAGAAGTACGGCACCTTCTGGCTGACCGGCAGTGTGCTCAAGACCTATCAGGGCCTGGGCGGCAGCGGCTCCTTCCTGGGCTTCCCCACCCGTGACCAGTACCTGCTGAATGGCGCCTGGGCCGCCGACTTCGAGGGCGGGAGCGTCCGCACCGTGAACGGCGCCGTCAAGGTGTACCGCAAGTAA
- a CDS encoding SDR family NAD(P)-dependent oxidoreductase has translation MTALQGKVALVTGASRGVGRGVALGLGEAGATVYVTGRTLGGRHPDMPFLAGSLEETAADVTALGGQGVAVRCDHRDDAQTRAVIERIAADRGRLDVLVNNVWGGYEGLHLWDERGQKWGAPFWEQPLSLWDGMFGAGVRAHYVTTALAAPLLIGARGLVVNISFFAGQRHRGLENVPYFLAKNADDRMAQAFANHFRPHGVSAVSLYPGLVRTEGVLLAPEGTFDFTNSESPQFLGRAVAHLAADPEVLSRSGQTLVAAELALEYGFTDIDGKQPPSARASFEGE, from the coding sequence GTGACAGCACTTCAGGGAAAGGTCGCCCTGGTCACCGGGGCCAGCCGGGGCGTCGGGCGCGGGGTGGCCCTCGGGCTGGGCGAGGCCGGGGCGACGGTGTACGTGACGGGGCGAACCCTGGGCGGGCGGCACCCGGACATGCCCTTCCTGGCGGGCAGCCTGGAGGAGACGGCGGCGGACGTGACGGCGCTGGGCGGTCAGGGGGTCGCCGTGCGGTGCGACCACCGGGACGACGCGCAGACCCGGGCGGTGATCGAGCGGATCGCGGCGGACCGTGGGCGGCTCGACGTGCTTGTGAACAACGTCTGGGGCGGCTACGAGGGCCTGCACCTCTGGGACGAGCGCGGGCAGAAGTGGGGCGCCCCCTTCTGGGAACAGCCCCTCTCGCTGTGGGACGGGATGTTCGGGGCGGGGGTGCGGGCGCACTACGTCACCACCGCTCTTGCCGCGCCGCTGCTGATCGGGGCACGTGGGCTCGTCGTCAACATCAGCTTCTTCGCTGGTCAGCGTCACCGGGGCCTAGAGAACGTCCCCTACTTCCTCGCCAAGAATGCGGACGACCGGATGGCGCAGGCGTTCGCCAACCACTTCCGCCCGCATGGGGTGAGCGCCGTCTCGCTCTACCCTGGTTTGGTTCGCACCGAGGGAGTCCTGCTCGCGCCGGAGGGAACGTTCGACTTCACGAACTCGGAGTCGCCGCAGTTCCTGGGGCGGGCCGTCGCGCACCTCGCCGCCGACCCGGAGGTGCTTTCCCGCTCGGGGCAGACGCTGGTCGCCGCGGAACTCGCACTGGAGTACGGCTTCACGGACATCGACGGCAAGCAACCCCCGTCCGCCCGCGCCTCCTTCGAGGGGGAGTGA
- a CDS encoding ferritin-like domain-containing protein, whose amino-acid sequence MSHDQTTPAPQTPEAQTLDRRAALGALGKFGLGVAAFGLTGTSALAAPAKNIDADVLNFALNLEYLEAAFYLAAVGRVNELRAIGGGAEIRLPAGLDRMSGMQFKDSNVQALARDIAEDELAHVKFLHGALGKAAAPRPVLDLSGAFDAAGRAASGGAIKGFNPYANDLFFLHGAFIFEDVGVTAYNGAVTLITNPAYLQAAAGILAVEAYHGGAIRSMLYQQRQISAAAGLYVGQVVQAISNLRGKVGGGKDMGLTDAAGNAAIAPADKNGVAFPRSTREVLNIVYLAPGAHKGGFYPNGLNGTIK is encoded by the coding sequence ATGAGCCACGACCAGACCACGCCCGCCCCCCAGACCCCCGAAGCCCAGACCCTCGACCGCCGCGCCGCGCTGGGTGCCCTCGGCAAGTTCGGCCTGGGGGTCGCCGCCTTCGGCCTCACCGGGACCTCGGCGCTCGCCGCGCCCGCCAAGAACATTGACGCGGACGTGCTGAACTTCGCGCTGAACCTGGAGTACCTGGAGGCGGCCTTCTACCTCGCCGCCGTGGGCCGGGTGAACGAGTTGCGCGCCATCGGGGGCGGGGCGGAGATTCGCCTGCCCGCGGGCCTCGACCGCATGAGCGGGATGCAGTTCAAGGACTCGAACGTGCAGGCGCTGGCCCGCGACATCGCGGAAGACGAGCTGGCGCACGTGAAGTTCCTGCACGGGGCACTGGGCAAGGCCGCCGCGCCGCGCCCGGTCCTCGACCTCTCGGGGGCCTTCGACGCGGCCGGGCGGGCCGCCAGCGGCGGGGCGATCAAGGGCTTCAACCCCTACGCGAATGACCTCTTTTTCCTGCACGGGGCCTTTATCTTCGAGGACGTGGGCGTCACCGCGTACAACGGCGCGGTCACCCTGATCACCAACCCCGCCTACCTCCAGGCGGCGGCGGGCATCCTGGCCGTCGAGGCGTACCACGGCGGGGCGATCCGCTCCATGCTCTACCAGCAGCGGCAGATCAGCGCCGCGGCCGGACTGTACGTCGGGCAGGTCGTGCAGGCCATCAGCAACCTGCGCGGCAAGGTCGGCGGCGGCAAGGACATGGGGCTGACGGACGCGGCGGGGAACGCCGCGATTGCCCCGGCCGACAAGAACGGGGTCGCCTTCCCCCGCAGCACGCGCGAGGTGCTGAACATCGTTTACCTTGCCCCGGGCGCGCACAAGGGCGGCTTCTACCCGAACGGGCTGAACGGCACCATCAAGTAA
- a CDS encoding DUF554 domain-containing protein: MSLLAQLSGTLINVATVLVGTVLGLTLGGRLPERTQRTLLQTLSLVTLFIGLDMAGNLNRVTGSPIPGVILALIALALGAVIGEALGIEEGLSRLGETLRRRFRGGGRFTEGFVAASLLFCIGPMTVVGGLQNGLTGDSSTYVLKSTLDGIASLALAGAYGIGVGFSALMVLVLQGGISLAAGAFASGLLGGADPSVLKTNPYILLVTGTGGLTIVGIAWNLMLGGLGWEDRRVRVGSLLPALLLAPLVLGVAGRV; encoded by the coding sequence ATGAGCCTCCTCGCCCAACTCTCCGGCACCCTGATCAACGTCGCCACCGTCCTCGTCGGCACCGTGCTGGGCCTGACCCTGGGCGGACGCCTTCCCGAACGCACCCAGCGCACCCTGCTCCAGACCCTTTCCCTGGTGACGCTCTTTATCGGGCTGGATATGGCGGGGAACCTCAACCGGGTGACGGGCAGCCCCATTCCCGGGGTGATCCTCGCGCTGATCGCCCTCGCGCTGGGGGCGGTGATCGGCGAGGCGCTGGGGATCGAGGAGGGCCTCTCACGCCTGGGCGAGACGCTGAGGCGGCGTTTCCGGGGAGGGGGCCGCTTCACGGAGGGCTTCGTGGCGGCCAGCCTGCTCTTCTGCATCGGGCCGATGACGGTGGTGGGGGGCCTCCAGAACGGGCTGACCGGGGACTCGTCCACCTACGTCCTCAAGAGCACGCTGGACGGCATCGCCTCGCTCGCGCTGGCGGGGGCGTACGGGATCGGGGTGGGCTTCAGTGCTCTGATGGTGCTCGTGCTGCAGGGCGGAATCAGTCTGGCGGCGGGCGCCTTCGCCTCGGGCCTGCTGGGCGGGGCGGACCCCAGTGTGCTGAAGACCAATCCCTACATCCTGCTGGTAACGGGCACGGGCGGGCTGACCATCGTGGGCATCGCGTGGAACCTGATGCTGGGGGGCCTGGGCTGGGAGGACCGCCGGGTGCGCGTCGGCAGCCTGCTCCCCGCCCTGCTGCTGGCGCCGCTCGTGCTGGGGGTGGCAGGGAGGGTGTAG
- the meaB gene encoding methylmalonyl Co-A mutase-associated GTPase MeaB, which yields MTAEPAHPLAAPLLTGNRRALARAITLTESTRPNHEAQAQALLAGVLPHAGHSVRVGLTGVPGVGKSTFIEALGMYLAEAGHRVAVLAVDPSSARTGGSIMGDKTRMPRLTVHPNAFIRPSPSGGTLGGVARRTRETITLCEAAGYNVILVETVGVGQSETQVAAMTDLFLLLTLPNAGDELQGIKRGIMELADLCVVNKADTDKAAATRAQTELTAALKLLTPKGAPWRPRALQASALTGAGIPEVWEAVGQYRQVVDVPARRRTQTAVWFDELLREAAWRAFQAGVDPGRLRELRAEVLAGTLTPMQGVQALLSPFPRN from the coding sequence GTGACCGCCGAGCCCGCCCATCCCCTCGCGGCCCCACTCCTCACCGGCAATCGCCGCGCCCTGGCCCGCGCGATCACCCTGACCGAGAGCACCCGTCCCAACCACGAGGCGCAGGCCCAGGCGCTGCTCGCCGGGGTTCTGCCGCACGCGGGCCACTCCGTCCGGGTGGGTTTGACGGGCGTGCCGGGCGTCGGCAAGAGCACCTTTATCGAGGCGCTGGGGATGTATCTGGCCGAGGCCGGACACCGGGTCGCCGTCCTCGCCGTGGACCCCAGCAGTGCGCGCACGGGCGGCTCGATCATGGGGGACAAGACGCGGATGCCCCGGCTGACGGTTCACCCCAACGCCTTTATCCGGCCCAGCCCCAGCGGGGGCACGCTCGGAGGGGTGGCCCGGCGCACCCGCGAAACGATCACCCTCTGCGAGGCGGCGGGGTACAACGTGATCCTGGTCGAGACGGTCGGTGTGGGCCAGTCGGAAACGCAGGTGGCGGCCATGACCGACCTTTTCCTGCTGCTGACGCTGCCGAACGCCGGGGACGAGCTTCAGGGCATCAAGCGGGGGATCATGGAACTCGCCGACCTGTGCGTGGTGAACAAGGCGGATACCGACAAGGCGGCGGCGACCCGAGCGCAGACCGAACTGACGGCGGCCCTGAAACTCCTGACGCCAAAGGGTGCCCCCTGGCGTCCCCGCGCGCTACAAGCCTCGGCACTGACGGGGGCAGGCATTCCAGAAGTCTGGGAGGCGGTCGGCCAGTACCGGCAGGTCGTGGACGTTCCAGCCAGACGCCGGACCCAGACCGCCGTGTGGTTCGACGAGTTACTGCGTGAGGCGGCATGGCGGGCCTTTCAGGCGGGGGTGGACCCGGGGAGGCTGCGGGAACTGCGGGCGGAGGTGCTGGCTGGAACGCTGACCCCCATGCAGGGCGTCCAGGCCCTCCTCTCCCCCTTTCCGAGAAACTGA
- the scpA gene encoding methylmalonyl-CoA mutase, with protein sequence MTPPDLSAWKALAQKDLRGADPETLNRTTPEGLTLKPLYTSADLEGVPADTLPGLPPFIRGPRATMYAARPWTIRQYAGFSTAEESNAFYRRNLAAGQKGLSVAFDLATHRGYDSDHPRVMGDVGKAGVAIDSVEDMKILFDGIPLNEMSVSMTMNGAVLPVLAAFIVAGEEQGVSRAQLSGTIQNDILKEFMVRNTYIYPPTPSMRVVADIIAYTAREMPKFNSISISGYHLQEAGANAALELAYTLADGLEYVRAALASGLDVDEFAPRLSFFFAIGMNFYTEVAKLRAARLLWDEIMAGFNPKNPMSRALRTHCQTSGWSLTEQDPYNNIVRTTIEAMAAVFGGTQSLHTNAFDEAIGLPTDFSARIARNTQLVIQEETGIPHVVDPWGGSYLMERLTFELAEKARELMREVEALGGMAKAIESGVPKLRIEESAARKQARIDRGEDVIVGVNKYRPTVETHVDVLDIDNAIVRESQIRRLERVRAERDPQAVRTALSALEEAARTGEGNLLALSVDAMRARATVGEVSDALERVWGRHQAEVRTLSGVYAQGYDGDEGFAALQAEIEAFAETEGRRPRILVVKMGQDGHDRGAKVIATGFADLGFDVDVGPLFQTPEEAARQAVENDVHVIGVSSQAAGHKTLIPQLIQALRAEGADDILVVAGGVIPQQDYVALRAAGVAGIFGPGTPILQSAREVLGLLRDRQREAPLTP encoded by the coding sequence ATGACCCCACCCGACCTGTCCGCGTGGAAGGCCCTGGCGCAGAAGGACCTGCGCGGCGCCGATCCCGAGACCCTGAACCGCACCACCCCCGAGGGCCTGACCCTCAAGCCGCTGTACACGTCCGCCGACCTGGAAGGCGTGCCCGCCGACACCCTGCCCGGCCTGCCCCCCTTCATCCGGGGGCCGCGCGCCACCATGTACGCCGCCCGCCCCTGGACCATCCGCCAGTACGCGGGCTTCTCGACCGCCGAGGAATCGAACGCCTTCTACCGCCGCAACCTCGCGGCCGGGCAAAAGGGCCTCTCGGTCGCCTTCGACCTCGCCACCCACCGGGGCTACGACTCCGACCACCCGCGCGTGATGGGCGACGTGGGCAAGGCGGGCGTGGCGATCGACTCCGTCGAGGACATGAAGATTCTCTTCGACGGCATCCCGCTGAATGAAATGTCCGTCTCCATGACGATGAACGGCGCCGTGCTGCCCGTCCTGGCCGCCTTCATCGTGGCGGGCGAGGAGCAGGGCGTGTCCCGCGCGCAGCTTTCCGGCACCATCCAGAACGACATCCTCAAGGAATTCATGGTGCGGAACACGTACATCTATCCGCCCACGCCCTCCATGCGGGTCGTGGCGGACATCATCGCCTACACGGCGCGGGAGATGCCGAAGTTCAATTCCATCTCGATCTCGGGCTACCACCTTCAGGAGGCGGGGGCGAACGCGGCGCTGGAACTCGCCTACACGCTGGCGGACGGGCTGGAGTACGTGCGGGCGGCGCTAGCAAGCGGGCTGGACGTGGACGAGTTCGCGCCCCGGCTGAGCTTCTTCTTCGCCATCGGGATGAACTTCTACACCGAGGTCGCTAAATTACGCGCCGCCCGGCTGCTGTGGGACGAGATCATGGCGGGCTTCAACCCGAAGAACCCGATGAGCCGCGCGCTTCGCACCCACTGCCAGACCTCCGGCTGGTCGCTGACCGAGCAGGACCCGTACAACAACATCGTCCGCACGACCATCGAGGCGATGGCGGCGGTGTTCGGCGGCACCCAGAGCCTGCACACGAACGCCTTTGACGAGGCCATCGGTTTGCCCACCGACTTCTCCGCCCGCATCGCGCGCAACACGCAGCTCGTCATCCAGGAGGAGACGGGCATTCCGCACGTCGTCGATCCCTGGGGCGGCTCGTACCTGATGGAGAGATTGACGTTTGAGTTGGCGGAAAAGGCCCGCGAACTCATGCGCGAGGTCGAGGCGCTGGGCGGCATGGCGAAGGCCATCGAGTCCGGCGTGCCCAAGCTGCGGATCGAGGAGTCGGCGGCCCGAAAGCAGGCCCGGATCGACCGCGGCGAGGACGTGATCGTGGGCGTGAACAAGTACCGCCCGACGGTCGAGACCCACGTGGACGTGCTGGACATCGACAACGCCATCGTCCGCGAGTCGCAGATCAGGCGGCTGGAACGGGTGAGGGCGGAACGGGACCCGCAGGCGGTGCGAACGGCGCTGTCGGCATTGGAGGAGGCTGCGCGCACGGGTGAGGGCAACCTCCTCGCGCTCAGTGTGGACGCCATGCGTGCCCGCGCCACCGTGGGCGAGGTCAGCGACGCGCTGGAGCGGGTCTGGGGCCGTCACCAGGCGGAGGTCCGCACCCTCTCCGGCGTGTACGCCCAGGGCTACGACGGCGACGAGGGCTTCGCGGCGCTCCAGGCCGAGATCGAGGCCTTCGCCGAGACGGAGGGCCGCCGCCCCCGCATCCTCGTCGTGAAGATGGGGCAGGACGGGCACGACCGGGGCGCAAAGGTGATCGCCACGGGCTTTGCCGACCTGGGTTTCGACGTGGACGTAGGTCCCCTCTTCCAGACGCCCGAGGAGGCCGCGCGGCAGGCCGTCGAGAACGACGTTCACGTGATCGGCGTGAGCAGCCAGGCCGCCGGGCACAAGACGCTCATTCCGCAACTCATCCAGGCCCTGAGGGCCGAGGGCGCGGACGACATCCTGGTCGTCGCGGGCGGCGTGATTCCGCAGCAGGACTATGTGGCCCTGCGGGCGGCGGGCGTGGCGGGCATCTTCGGGCCGGGCACCCCCATTCTCCAGTCGGCGCGCGAGGTGCTGGGGCTGCTGCGGGATCGGCAGCGGGAGGCGCCGCTGACTCCTTGA
- a CDS encoding 2-phosphosulfolactate phosphatase produces MRLRVDLLPYGGYSDVVLVVDVLRATTTAVTYLERGADALLLTDTPRAALALRGERVVLAGERGGLPIPGFDLGNSPAEAARQDFSGQTVVMNTTNGTAAAHVAAQTGGHVLLAALTNAHAAARRARALAREEIAIVCSGTEERVGLDDVYAAGVLAEYLLALGEFSIEDGTRVALTIRRNAGNPFDTLSSSSHGQHLIGLGLEEDVQYAAQISTSPVVPILDREGSTPEVLRFGRG; encoded by the coding sequence TTGAGGCTGCGCGTCGACCTCCTCCCGTACGGCGGCTACTCCGACGTGGTGCTCGTCGTGGACGTGCTGCGCGCGACGACTACCGCGGTCACGTACCTGGAGCGCGGGGCGGACGCCCTGCTGCTCACCGATACGCCGCGGGCCGCGCTGGCACTGCGGGGGGAGAGGGTCGTGCTCGCCGGGGAAAGGGGCGGGCTGCCCATCCCCGGCTTCGACCTAGGCAACAGCCCGGCCGAGGCCGCCCGGCAGGACTTCAGCGGCCAGACCGTCGTGATGAACACGACCAACGGCACCGCCGCCGCCCACGTCGCCGCACAGACGGGGGGGCACGTGCTGCTGGCCGCGCTGACGAACGCCCACGCTGCCGCCCGCCGCGCCCGTGCGCTGGCCCGCGAGGAGATCGCCATCGTCTGCTCGGGCACCGAGGAGCGGGTTGGGCTGGACGACGTGTACGCCGCCGGGGTCCTCGCCGAGTACCTGCTCGCGCTGGGGGAATTCAGCATCGAGGACGGCACGCGGGTGGCGCTCACCATCCGCCGCAACGCCGGGAACCCCTTCGACACGCTGTCGAGCAGCAGCCACGGACAGCACCTGATCGGGCTGGGTCTGGAGGAGGACGTGCAGTACGCCGCCCAGATCAGCACGAGTCCCGTCGTGCCCATCCTGGACCGGGAGGGGAGCACGCCCGAGGTGCTGCGCTTCGGGAGGGGGTGA
- the rpe gene encoding ribulose-phosphate 3-epimerase translates to MFPQSEVSTSPPTRRVKLAPSLLACDFTRLGEELTRIRDADWAHVDVMDGLFVPNISFGLPILSAARRASPLPMDVHLMIERPERYLRDFAEAGADSLTVHVEATPHIHRAVGMIRELGKRAGVTLNPGTPLEAVRPVLPDVDLVLVMSVNPGFGGQKFIPQSVERVRTLRRWLDELGSAAEVQVDGGVTAHNARLLADAGATVLVAGSSIFGPDGPEAGIARLREAVT, encoded by the coding sequence GTGTTCCCCCAATCTGAGGTTTCCACGTCCCCTCCCACGAGGCGGGTGAAGCTCGCCCCGAGCCTGCTGGCCTGCGACTTCACGCGGCTCGGGGAGGAATTGACCCGCATTCGGGACGCCGACTGGGCGCATGTGGACGTGATGGACGGGTTGTTCGTGCCCAACATCTCCTTCGGCCTGCCGATCCTCAGCGCCGCCCGGCGCGCGAGCCCCCTCCCGATGGACGTTCACCTGATGATCGAGCGGCCCGAGCGTTACCTGCGCGACTTCGCCGAGGCCGGAGCGGACAGCCTGACGGTGCATGTCGAGGCCACCCCGCATATCCACCGCGCGGTCGGGATGATCCGCGAACTCGGCAAGCGGGCGGGTGTGACCCTCAATCCCGGCACGCCGCTGGAGGCGGTGCGGCCCGTCCTGCCCGACGTGGACCTCGTCCTGGTGATGAGCGTGAACCCGGGCTTCGGCGGGCAGAAGTTCATCCCCCAGAGCGTCGAGCGCGTCCGCACCCTGCGGCGCTGGCTGGACGAACTCGGCAGCGCGGCCGAGGTGCAGGTGGACGGCGGCGTGACCGCGCATAACGCCCGCCTCCTCGCCGACGCAGGCGCGACGGTGCTGGTCGCGGGAAGCAGCATCTTCGGCCCGGACGGTCCCGAGGCGGGGATCGCCCGGCTGCGGGAGGCGGTCACTTGA
- the nspC gene encoding carboxynorspermidine decarboxylase, with protein sequence MTVSDLILPAVTPTESIDWAAIPSPAFVLDESRLRRNLALIQYVQRESGAQIIVAFKGFAMWSTFPMLREYGITGATASSLNEAILAREEMQGEVHVYAPAYSEEDFPRILDLADHLVFNSFSQWERFRPQVEAARAAGKQLHVGLRVNPEYAEVETDLYNPAGPFSRLGVTRREFRPELLEGIDGLHFHTLCEKDSDTLERTLEVIERNFGEFLPQMKWVNFGGGHLMTRAGYDLDRLIRVVRTFRQKWGVQVILEPGSAFGWQTGWLVSSVLDVVHNVKDVAILDVSVSAHMPDVLEMPYRPRILGARDPGEGETTHREANDYAPGDHPYLIGGTTCLAGDVVGEYVFDHELRVGDRVVFDDMIHYTMVKTTFFNGVKHPDIGILHLDGSYERVKTFGYEEFKAKLS encoded by the coding sequence ATGACCGTCTCCGACCTGATCCTCCCCGCCGTGACACCAACGGAGTCCATCGACTGGGCGGCCATTCCCAGCCCCGCCTTTGTCCTCGACGAGTCGCGGCTGCGGCGCAACCTCGCCCTGATCCAATACGTGCAGCGCGAGAGCGGCGCGCAGATCATCGTGGCGTTCAAGGGGTTTGCGATGTGGAGTACGTTCCCCATGCTGCGTGAGTACGGCATCACGGGCGCGACGGCCAGCAGCCTGAACGAGGCGATCCTGGCCCGCGAGGAGATGCAGGGCGAGGTCCACGTCTATGCCCCCGCCTACAGCGAGGAGGACTTCCCCCGCATCCTCGACCTCGCCGACCACCTCGTCTTCAATTCGTTCTCCCAGTGGGAGCGGTTCAGGCCGCAGGTGGAGGCCGCCCGCGCCGCCGGGAAGCAGCTCCACGTCGGCCTGCGCGTGAACCCCGAGTACGCCGAGGTCGAAACGGACCTCTACAACCCCGCCGGACCGTTCTCCCGCCTGGGCGTCACGCGGCGCGAGTTCCGTCCCGAACTGCTCGAAGGCATCGACGGCCTGCACTTCCACACGCTCTGCGAAAAGGACTCCGACACCCTGGAGCGCACGCTGGAGGTCATCGAGCGCAACTTCGGCGAGTTCCTGCCGCAGATGAAGTGGGTCAACTTCGGCGGCGGGCACCTGATGACCCGGGCGGGGTACGACCTCGACCGTCTGATCCGGGTGGTGCGCACCTTCCGGCAAAAGTGGGGCGTTCAGGTGATCCTCGAACCCGGCTCCGCCTTCGGCTGGCAGACGGGCTGGCTCGTCAGCAGCGTGCTCGACGTGGTCCACAACGTGAAGGACGTGGCAATCCTCGACGTGTCCGTCAGCGCCCATATGCCCGATGTGCTGGAGATGCCCTACCGCCCCCGCATCCTCGGTGCCCGCGATCCCGGCGAGGGCGAGACCACCCACCGCGAGGCGAACGACTATGCCCCTGGCGACCACCCCTACCTCATCGGCGGGACGACCTGCCTGGCGGGCGATGTGGTGGGCGAGTACGTCTTCGACCACGAACTGCGCGTCGGCGACCGGGTGGTCTTCGACGACATGATCCACTACACGATGGTCAAGACGACCTTTTTCAACGGCGTGAAGCACCCCGACATCGGCATCCTGCATCTGGACGGAAGCTACGAGCGGGTGAAGACCTTCGGGTACGAGGAGTTCAAGGCGAAGCTGAGCTGA